The Sphingomonas sanguinis nucleotide sequence CGCCGTCGAATACCCCTTTGAAATGCTTGACCGACAATGGTTCCCTCGTTCATGAAATATACGTCATCATATATTCATGTCCGTACCGGGCATATGCGGACGCCCAGCTTTGACAGGAGCCGTCATGGCCCAAAGTCGTTCTTTCCTGGCCACCGCAAGAGCGGACGTGCCGGCCTCCATCGTGGTGGCGCTGGTCGCCCTGCCCCTCTGTCTCGGCGTCGCGGTCGCCTCCGGTGCGCCGCCCTTTGCGGGCATGATCGCCGGGATCGTGGGCGGCCTGGTCGTCGGCTTCCTTTCCAAATCGCCGCTGTCGGTCGCCGGGCCTGCCGCCGGTCTGACGGTCATCGTGTTCGAGGCGATCGAGCGGCTGCCCAGCTTTCAGGTCTTCCTGCTGGCGGTGACGCTGGCGGGCGTGCTCCAGCTCGCCTTCTCCTTCACGCGCGCGGGCGTCTTGGCGGAGTTCGTGCCCTCCTCCGTCATCACCGGAATGCTCGCGGCAATCGGCCTGATCCTGATCCTGAAGCAGATCCCCCACGCCATCGGCTATGACGGCGATTTCGAGGGCAGCTTCGAATATGCGAGCCGGGCGGGCGGCAACACCTTTACCGACCTGTGGACCAGCGTCAGCAACGACATCGCGCCCGGTGCGGTGCTGATCGGCGCGGTTTCGCTGGCCTTCCTGTTCTGGTGGGATCACGCCAAGCCCAAGCAAGGCCCGCTGCGGCTGCTGCCGGGGCCGCTGGTCGTCGTCGTCATCGGTGTGGTCGGCAACATGATCCTGGGCGCGACGCGTCCCGAATGGCAGCTGGCGGGCGCGCATCTGGTGCGCGTGCCGGTCGCGGGCAGCGCGTCGCAGTTCCTGGGCCAATTCCAGCTTCCGGATTTCGGCGCGATCGGCATGGGCGCGGTGTGGACCACCGCGATCACGCTGGCGATCGTCGCCAGCCTGGAGTCGCTGCTCAGCGTCAAGGCGGTCGACGAGCTGGACCCGCGCCGCCGCACCACCGACAAGAATTGGGAGCTGATGGCGCAGGGCGGCGGCAATATCGTCTCCGGCCTGCTCGGCGGCCTGCCCGTCACCTCGGTGATCGTGCGCTCTTCAGCCAATGTCGATGCGGGCGCGGAGAGCAAGCTGTCGACCATGCTGCACGCCACCTGGCTGCTGATCTCCGTCGCGCTGATCCCGGTCGTGCTGAACCAGATTCCTCTGGCCGCGCTCGCCGCCGTGCTGATCGCCACCGGCTACAAGCTGTGCAAGCCCAAGCTGTTCACCGAACGGTACAAGCAGGGCTGGAGCCAGTTCATCCCCTTCATCGTCACCATCCTGGCGATCCTGCGCACCGACCTGCTGATCGGCATTCTGGTCGGGCTGGTCGTCGGCTTCGTCTTCGTCGTGGCGCGCAATTTCCGCCCCGCGCTGACCTTCGCGTGCGATGACGAGGATTGCCTGATCCGCGCTCGGCGCAACCTGTACTTCATCCACAAATACGAATTGCAGAAGTCGCTGGCCAAGGTGCCGGACGGCGCCAACCTGCTGATCGACCTGTCCTCGACCTCCTATGTCGACCTGGACAATGTCGACATCATCAACGCCTTCATCAAGGGCGCGGACTTCCGTGGGATCAGCGTGATCGTGCGCGGCGACATCGCCGAGCGGACCGCCCCGCTCATC carries:
- a CDS encoding SulP family inorganic anion transporter, whose protein sequence is MPASIVVALVALPLCLGVAVASGAPPFAGMIAGIVGGLVVGFLSKSPLSVAGPAAGLTVIVFEAIERLPSFQVFLLAVTLAGVLQLAFSFTRAGVLAEFVPSSVITGMLAAIGLILILKQIPHAIGYDGDFEGSFEYASRAGGNTFTDLWTSVSNDIAPGAVLIGAVSLAFLFWWDHAKPKQGPLRLLPGPLVVVVIGVVGNMILGATRPEWQLAGAHLVRVPVAGSASQFLGQFQLPDFGAIGMGAVWTTAITLAIVASLESLLSVKAVDELDPRRRTTDKNWELMAQGGGNIVSGLLGGLPVTSVIVRSSANVDAGAESKLSTMLHATWLLISVALIPVVLNQIPLAALAAVLIATGYKLCKPKLFTERYKQGWSQFIPFIVTILAILRTDLLIGILVGLVVGFVFVVARNFRPALTFACDDEDCLIRARRNLYFIHKYELQKSLAKVPDGANLLIDLSSTSYVDLDNVDIINAFIKGADFRGISVIVRGDIAERTAPLINAPSTGVRYA